Proteins co-encoded in one Chrysemys picta bellii isolate R12L10 chromosome 13, ASM1138683v2, whole genome shotgun sequence genomic window:
- the RAE1 gene encoding mRNA export factor RAE1 isoform X2, producing the protein MDHSDLVQHFLCPQVKDIEVTSPPDDSIGCLAFSPLALPGNFLIAGSWANDVRCWEVQDNGQTIPKAQQMHTGPVLDVCWSDDGSKVFTASCDKTAKMWDLNSNQAIQIAQHEAPVKTVHWIKAPNYSCVMTGSWDKTLKFWDTRSPTPMMTLQLPERCYCADVVHPMAVVATAERGLIVYQLENQPSEFRRIDSPLKHQHRCVAIFKDKVNKPTGFALGSIEGRVAIHYINPPNPAKDNFTFKCHRSNGTNTSAPQDIYAVNGIAFHPAHGTLATVGSDGRFSFWDKDARTKLKTSEQLDQPISACCFNHNGNIFAYASSYDWSKGHEFYNPQKKNYIFLRNAAEELKPRNKK; encoded by the exons atggaccactcTGATCTAGTACAACACTTCCTATGTCCCCAAGTAAAG GATATTGAAGTTACATCTCCACCTGATGACAGCATTGGTTGTTTAGCTTTCAGTCCACTAGCATTGCCGGGTAACTTCCTTATTGCAGGATCCTGGGCAAATGAT GTTCGGTGTTGGGAAGTTCAAGATAATGGACAAACTATTCCGAAAGCTCAGCAGATGCACACAGGGCCTGTGCTAGATGTGTGTTGGAGTGAT GACGGGAGTAAAGTATTTACTGCCTCTTGTGATAAAACTGCCAAAATGTGGGATCTCAACAGTAACCAGGCCATACAAATTGCACAG CATGAAGCCCCTGTTAAGACTGTCCATTGGATTAAAGCACCAAACTATAGCTGTGTGATGACAGGAAGTTGGGATAAAACTTTGAAG TTCTGGGATACACGATCACCAACTCCTATGATGACATTACAACTGCCTGAAAGATGCTACTGTGCTGATGTG GTGCATCCCATGGCAGTTGTCGCCACTGCAGAAAGGGGTTTGATAGTATACCAGTTAGAGAATCAGCCTTCTGAATTTAGAAGAATAGACTCTCCACTGAAACACCAg CATCGCTGTGTTGCTATTTTTAAAGACAAAGTGAACAAACCTACTGGATTTGCCCTTGGAAGTATTGAAGGAAGGGTAGCAATTCACTATATCAACCCACCAAATCC agccaAAGATAACTTCACTTTTAAATGTCATCGCTCCAATGGAACGAACACATCAGCACCTCAGGATATCTATGCT GTAAATGGGATAGCATTTCATCCTGCCCATGGCACCCTTGCAACTGTAGGATCTGATGGTAGATTCAGCTTTTGGGATAAAGATGCACGAACAAAGCTAAAAACATCAGAACAGCTTGACCAGCCAATATCTGCCTGTTGTTTTAACCACAATGGGAATATTTTTGCATATGCTTCCAGTTACGACTGGTCCAAG gGTCATGAATTTTATAATCCACAAAAGAAAAACTACATTTTTCTGCGTAATGCAGCAGAAGAGTTAAAGCCCAGGAATAAGAAGTAG
- the RAE1 gene encoding mRNA export factor RAE1 isoform X1 gives MSLFGSTSGFGAGGTSMFGNTATDNHNPMKDIEVTSPPDDSIGCLAFSPLALPGNFLIAGSWANDVRCWEVQDNGQTIPKAQQMHTGPVLDVCWSDDGSKVFTASCDKTAKMWDLNSNQAIQIAQHEAPVKTVHWIKAPNYSCVMTGSWDKTLKFWDTRSPTPMMTLQLPERCYCADVVHPMAVVATAERGLIVYQLENQPSEFRRIDSPLKHQHRCVAIFKDKVNKPTGFALGSIEGRVAIHYINPPNPAKDNFTFKCHRSNGTNTSAPQDIYAVNGIAFHPAHGTLATVGSDGRFSFWDKDARTKLKTSEQLDQPISACCFNHNGNIFAYASSYDWSKGHEFYNPQKKNYIFLRNAAEELKPRNKK, from the exons ATGAGTTTGTTTGGATCAACTTCAGGGTTTGGAGCTGGTGGTACCAGCATGTTTGGAAATACAGCAACAGATAATCACAAccccatgaag GATATTGAAGTTACATCTCCACCTGATGACAGCATTGGTTGTTTAGCTTTCAGTCCACTAGCATTGCCGGGTAACTTCCTTATTGCAGGATCCTGGGCAAATGAT GTTCGGTGTTGGGAAGTTCAAGATAATGGACAAACTATTCCGAAAGCTCAGCAGATGCACACAGGGCCTGTGCTAGATGTGTGTTGGAGTGAT GACGGGAGTAAAGTATTTACTGCCTCTTGTGATAAAACTGCCAAAATGTGGGATCTCAACAGTAACCAGGCCATACAAATTGCACAG CATGAAGCCCCTGTTAAGACTGTCCATTGGATTAAAGCACCAAACTATAGCTGTGTGATGACAGGAAGTTGGGATAAAACTTTGAAG TTCTGGGATACACGATCACCAACTCCTATGATGACATTACAACTGCCTGAAAGATGCTACTGTGCTGATGTG GTGCATCCCATGGCAGTTGTCGCCACTGCAGAAAGGGGTTTGATAGTATACCAGTTAGAGAATCAGCCTTCTGAATTTAGAAGAATAGACTCTCCACTGAAACACCAg CATCGCTGTGTTGCTATTTTTAAAGACAAAGTGAACAAACCTACTGGATTTGCCCTTGGAAGTATTGAAGGAAGGGTAGCAATTCACTATATCAACCCACCAAATCC agccaAAGATAACTTCACTTTTAAATGTCATCGCTCCAATGGAACGAACACATCAGCACCTCAGGATATCTATGCT GTAAATGGGATAGCATTTCATCCTGCCCATGGCACCCTTGCAACTGTAGGATCTGATGGTAGATTCAGCTTTTGGGATAAAGATGCACGAACAAAGCTAAAAACATCAGAACAGCTTGACCAGCCAATATCTGCCTGTTGTTTTAACCACAATGGGAATATTTTTGCATATGCTTCCAGTTACGACTGGTCCAAG gGTCATGAATTTTATAATCCACAAAAGAAAAACTACATTTTTCTGCGTAATGCAGCAGAAGAGTTAAAGCCCAGGAATAAGAAGTAG